In a single window of the Maniola jurtina chromosome 4, ilManJurt1.1, whole genome shotgun sequence genome:
- the LOC123864285 gene encoding protein ECT2 isoform X2: MLALVEQLRSYLGGGCSSTPMVYVNESCLECERVRAACERLGVVAAVRGPEVLPLTQQQPAPPSYLVTAPFEGELFDAAHKAKYRVLGPTAVLQLADRDEAPPTNARPLYSLAMRGAVICFSGFRKKDELTYLITLIHYMGGSIRKDMSSKVTHLIAAAATGDKYRYASGFGVPVLARSWVDACWDRRDDPECFATNDPIIKEHKLKVFAGARVCFVGFPEDETQHMADVLASNGGAACALDDPDCTHVVMANGETFGRSLILSPHLNTPTASAKPSRSTPNRSQTTPKSSLYRRLSARLSGRRASPTKTSNEHNEDRTTDEREERLRYARDSITNSLSNNRDNSRIEDISITSVGKSYIEDLCSDVHDGSGGLIEFRKVNSNDKENKYLSQIIHGSARTNAKDKREVFKNKSINVFNIVDCLTEAGSLHSSLTKSLCDLDSKDEPGFLLPVATGNKELQQSNTTISSGKKRSRNSTDSNFQISVIDGNNLSPDKSEDVNWKSIKRLKIKDSFKFKTKPNIFKKTKKESLSKTSGEITVEPVSPESIKPTDPAGEFVASTSSPIRDYDNTSVSSMNISKQSGFFDISFASIRSSKTVKSASKLRRSVKSFTASFRSERKKKYEKRERNTVDVNPCHLPPDLKNVSTPKRDLDDIHFDISPVQVDTVDSTDMRTPTKETDVDELDDSTIFKTPQSVWLRAHRHSICGAPASRERGGPPSPLPLPRPAPSPRRAELRAEPPPTRDARALSQCHGLSLPVVDEHNTGVAPACQSRVHVVKAEWFWASVQNEEAQDEREYLFKDYLDEVSRRSSVGGACAAVTCSGADEGGSGAGSNAGGTPAALQRLRKRKLRGGDAALHKRRSSVGDAVLLSLSNNLLDCTPSPDGKQLLEESEVPDNVVRKLMSPRQQVFMELLQTESNYVGILHTIVNMFKQPLEEMAEEDSSNGKMQALLNNTELKIIFGNLPPIYELHQRMLEELRYAQSHWSEEVSIGRLVLRYTPDMVKAYPPFVNFFENTKEMLQQCDRENPRFHAFLKICQTKPECGRQSLQELLIRPVQRLPSISLLLDDILKHTHKSNPDHAALVSALAGLREVMSHINEDKRKTEGQLQMFDIYNDIDQCPAHLVSSHRSFVSRCEVVELSKELSGRGDHLVLFLFTDTMEVCKKRSKAFNSKSPTNGTGTMRLGSSKPYRHISLMPLSTVKCVVDIREAEDCHNVFALMCRSNQELKEKLYSFMITDETVDKSHFLRQLCRQMANTVCKPDADKFLACLDSHQLDIDTSDLALSTLSKVSKFAARTRIKLEALAGLGGWLRADPGAVLLDTWVLRAHLLAQVGRALSFNKTPSKLKRAMSSMISPFGSTSNLTPASQLAQMRLASCNNINEMGASGGGGEGAAVLVAPLSVQPTRKAAGAAGALRRF, encoded by the exons GGTGCTGGGGCCTACCGCGGTGCTACAGCTGGCAGACCGGGACGAGGCGCCGCCGACGAACGCGCGCCCTCTCTACTCGCTGGCGATGCGCGGTGCAGTCATATGTTTCTCTGGGTTCCGAAAAAAAGATGAGCTT ACGTACCTGATAACGCTGATACACTATATGGGTGGGTCAATCCGCAAAGACATGTCAAGTAAAGTGACACACCTGATAGCGGCGGCCGCGACGGGCGACAAGTACCGGTACGCGTCGGGTTTCGGCGTACCCGTGCTTGCGCGCTCGTGGGTCGACGCGTGCTGGGACCGCCGCGACGACCCCGAGTGCTTCGCTACCAATGACCCTATCATT AAGGAACACAAGTTAAAAGTGTTCGCGGGCGCGCGGGTCTGCTTCGTGGGCTTCCCCGAGGACGAGACGCAGCACATGGCGGACGTGCTCGCCAGCAACGGCGGCGCGGCCTGCGCGCTCGACGACCCCGACTGCACACATGTC GTAATGGCCAATGGGGAGACTTTCGGTCGTTCGCTTATCCTCTCTCCCCACCTTAACACCCCCACCGCTTCCGCGAAGCCATCCCGCTCCACGCCCAACCGATCCCAAACCACTCCAAAGAGCTCTCTGTACCGTAGGCTTTCAGCCCGCCTCTCGGGCCGCCGCGCTAGTCCCACCAAAACATCCAACGAACACAACGAAGACAGAACAACGGACGAACGAGAAGAGCGCTTGCGATACGCAAGAGACAGTATTACAAATAGTTTAAGTAACAATAGAGACAACTCTCGAATAGAAGATATCAGTATTACTAGTGTAGGAAAATCATATATAGAAGATTTGTGCTCTGATGTCCACGATGGCAGTGGTGGTCTtattgaatttcgaaaggtTAATAGTAATGACAAAGAAAATAAGTATTTGTCTCAAATTATTCACGGCAGCGCCAGAACAAATGCTAAAGATAAAAGAGAAGTCTTCAAAAATAAGTCCATAAATGTATTTAATATAGTTGATTGCTTAACGGAAGCAGGATCTTTACATTCATCTCTAACTAAGAGTTTGTGTGACTTGGATTCGAAAGATGAACCAGGATTTCTCTTACCTGTTGCAACTGGAAACAAAGAGTTACAGCAATCAAATACTACTATTTCTTCTGGCAAAAAAAGGAGCCGAAACTCAACagattcaaattttcaaatcaGTGTAATAGATGGCAATAACTTGTCTCCGGATAAATCAGAGGATGTCAACTGGAAGTCTATTAAAAGACTTAAAATTAAAGACtcctttaaatttaaaactaaaccaaacatattcaaaaaaacGAAAAAAGAGTCGTTATCTAAAACATCTGGAGAAATCACCGTCGAACCTGTGAGCCCCGAGAGCATTAAGCCCACTGATCCGGCCGGAGAGTTCGTCGCATCGACGTCCTCGCCCATTAGGGACTACGACAATACCTCCGTTTCATCAATGAACATAAGTAAACAGTCGGGATTTTTTGACATCTCCTTTGCGTCTATACGAAGCTCCAAAACTGTTAAATCAGCTTCAAAGCTACGGAGAAGCGTAAAATCATTCACGGCATCTTTTAGAAGCGAACGAAAAAAGAAATACGAAAAGCGAGAACGAAACACCGTAGACGTGAACCCTTGTCATCTACCGCCAGATCTGAAAAACGTTTCGACGCCGAAGAGAGACCTCGACGATATCCACTTCGACATTTCACCGGTTCAAGTGGATACGGTAGACAGTACCGACATGAGAACTCCGACGAAGGAGACGGACGTGGACGAGTTAGACGACTCGACTATCTTTAAAACACCTCAGAGCGTGTGGCTCCGCGCGCACCGCCACTCCATCTGCGGCGCGCCCGCGAGCCGCGAGCGCGGCGGCCCCCCGTCCCCCCTCCCCCTCCCCCGGCCCGCGCcgtcgccgcgccgcgccgagCTGCGCGCCGAGCCGCCTCCCACCCGCGACGCGCGCGCCTTGTCGCAATGCCACGGACTATCGCTGCCG GTGGTGGATGAGCACAACACGGGAGTGGCGCCGGCGTGTCAGTCGCGCGTGCACGTCGTCAAAGCCGAATGGTTCTGGGCTTCGGTGCAAAATGAGGAGGCTCAGGACGAACGGGAATATCTCTTCAAAGAT TACCTGGACGAGGTGTCTCGGCGGTCGTCCGTGGGCGGCGCGTGCGCGGCCGTCACGTGCTCGGGCGCGGACGAGGGCGGCAGCGGCGCGGGCTCGAACGCCGGCGGCACTCCGGCGGCCTTGCAGCGGCTGCGCAAGCGCAAGCTGCGCGGCGGCGATGCAGCGCTGCACAAGCGACGCTCGTCTGTTGGCGACGCCGTACTGCTCAGTCTGTCCAACAATCTGCTGGACTGCACGCCGTCACCCGACGGCAAGCAGCTATTAGAAG AATCAGAAGTACCTGACAATGTAGTGCGAAAATTAATGTCTCCACGACAACAAGTGTTCATGGAGCTTCTTCAGACAGAGTCAAATTATGTGGGAATACTACACACGATAGTAAAC ATGTTCAAACAACCATTAGAAGAAATGGCAGAGGAAGACAGCAGTAACGGCAAGATGCAAGCGTTGCTAAATAATACagaactaaaaattattttcggAAATCTACCGCCTATTTATGAGTTACACCA GCGTATGCTGGAAGAGCTGCGCTACGCGCAGTCTCACTGGAGCGAGGAGGTGAGCATCGGGCGGCTGGTGCTGCGCTACACGCCCGACATGGTCAAGGCCTACCCGCCCTTCGTCAACTTCTTCGAGAACACCAAGGAGATGCTGCAGCAGTGCGACCGTGAGAACCCAAG ATTTCATGCATTCCTGAAAATCTGTCAAACCAAACCAGAGTGTGGTAGACAAAGCTTACAGGAACTGTTAATAAGACCAGTGCAGCGATTACCCAGTATTAGTCTGTTATTAGATG atattttaaagCACACACACAAAAGCAATCCCGACCACGCGGCGTTGGTTTCCGCGCTGGCGGGCTTGCGCGAGGTCATGTCACACATCAACGAGGACAAGCGCAAGACTGAGGGGCAGCTGCAGATGTTCGACATATACAACGACATCGACCAGTGTCCG GCTCACCTCGTGTCGTCGCATCGCTCGTTCGTGTCTCGCTGCGAAGTGGTGGAGCTTTCGAAAGAGCTGTCTGGGCGGGGAGACCACCTCGTGCTATTTCTGTTCACCGATACCATGGAAGTGTGCAAGAAACGATCCAAG gcTTTCAACAGTAAAAGCCCGACAAACGGAACGGGTACGATGCGGCTAGGGTCCAGCAAGCCCTACAGACACATATCGCTCATGCCGCTCAGCACTGTCAAGTGTGTCGTCGACATTCGAGAGGCGGAAG ACTGCCACAACGTGTTTGCACTAATGTGCCGCAGCAATCAGGAGCTGAAGGAAAAGCTGTATTCTTTCATGATCACGGACGAGACGGTCGATAAGTCACACTTCCTAAGACAGCTGTGCCGGCAGATGGCCAACACCGTCTGCAAGCCTGACGCC GATAAGTTTCTGGCGTGCCTGGATTCGCATCAACTCGACATCGATACGAGTGATCTCGCGCTCAGCACACTCTCCAAGGTATCAAAGTTCGCAGCGCGCACTAGAATAAAG CTGGAGGCGCTGGCGGGGCTGGGCGGCTGGCTGCGCGCCGACCCGGGCGCCGTCCTCCTTGACACATGGGTATTGCGCGCTCACTTACTCGCACAG GTGGGACGTGCTCTTTCGTTCAACAAAACCCCCTCGAAGCTGAAACGAGCGATGTCGTCAATGATCTCGCCTTTCGGCTCGACTTCAAATCTAACCCCCGCGTCGCAGCTCGCGCAAATGAGGCTCGCCAGCtgcaataatattaat GAGATGGGTgcgagcggcggcggcggcgaggGCGCGGCGGTGCTGGTGGCGCCGCTGTCGGTGCAGCCCACGCGCAAGGCGGCGGGCGCGGCCGGTGCGCTGCGGCGCTTCTGA
- the LOC123864285 gene encoding protein ECT2 isoform X1: MDEMSKGMSQTGSATATDKFQDIDGSSTPMVYVNESCLECERVRAACERLGVVAAVRGPEVLPLTQQQPAPPSYLVTAPFEGELFDAAHKAKYRVLGPTAVLQLADRDEAPPTNARPLYSLAMRGAVICFSGFRKKDELTYLITLIHYMGGSIRKDMSSKVTHLIAAAATGDKYRYASGFGVPVLARSWVDACWDRRDDPECFATNDPIIKEHKLKVFAGARVCFVGFPEDETQHMADVLASNGGAACALDDPDCTHVVMANGETFGRSLILSPHLNTPTASAKPSRSTPNRSQTTPKSSLYRRLSARLSGRRASPTKTSNEHNEDRTTDEREERLRYARDSITNSLSNNRDNSRIEDISITSVGKSYIEDLCSDVHDGSGGLIEFRKVNSNDKENKYLSQIIHGSARTNAKDKREVFKNKSINVFNIVDCLTEAGSLHSSLTKSLCDLDSKDEPGFLLPVATGNKELQQSNTTISSGKKRSRNSTDSNFQISVIDGNNLSPDKSEDVNWKSIKRLKIKDSFKFKTKPNIFKKTKKESLSKTSGEITVEPVSPESIKPTDPAGEFVASTSSPIRDYDNTSVSSMNISKQSGFFDISFASIRSSKTVKSASKLRRSVKSFTASFRSERKKKYEKRERNTVDVNPCHLPPDLKNVSTPKRDLDDIHFDISPVQVDTVDSTDMRTPTKETDVDELDDSTIFKTPQSVWLRAHRHSICGAPASRERGGPPSPLPLPRPAPSPRRAELRAEPPPTRDARALSQCHGLSLPVVDEHNTGVAPACQSRVHVVKAEWFWASVQNEEAQDEREYLFKDYLDEVSRRSSVGGACAAVTCSGADEGGSGAGSNAGGTPAALQRLRKRKLRGGDAALHKRRSSVGDAVLLSLSNNLLDCTPSPDGKQLLEESEVPDNVVRKLMSPRQQVFMELLQTESNYVGILHTIVNMFKQPLEEMAEEDSSNGKMQALLNNTELKIIFGNLPPIYELHQRMLEELRYAQSHWSEEVSIGRLVLRYTPDMVKAYPPFVNFFENTKEMLQQCDRENPRFHAFLKICQTKPECGRQSLQELLIRPVQRLPSISLLLDDILKHTHKSNPDHAALVSALAGLREVMSHINEDKRKTEGQLQMFDIYNDIDQCPAHLVSSHRSFVSRCEVVELSKELSGRGDHLVLFLFTDTMEVCKKRSKAFNSKSPTNGTGTMRLGSSKPYRHISLMPLSTVKCVVDIREAEDCHNVFALMCRSNQELKEKLYSFMITDETVDKSHFLRQLCRQMANTVCKPDADKFLACLDSHQLDIDTSDLALSTLSKVSKFAARTRIKLEALAGLGGWLRADPGAVLLDTWVLRAHLLAQVGRALSFNKTPSKLKRAMSSMISPFGSTSNLTPASQLAQMRLASCNNINEMGASGGGGEGAAVLVAPLSVQPTRKAAGAAGALRRF, encoded by the exons GGTGCTGGGGCCTACCGCGGTGCTACAGCTGGCAGACCGGGACGAGGCGCCGCCGACGAACGCGCGCCCTCTCTACTCGCTGGCGATGCGCGGTGCAGTCATATGTTTCTCTGGGTTCCGAAAAAAAGATGAGCTT ACGTACCTGATAACGCTGATACACTATATGGGTGGGTCAATCCGCAAAGACATGTCAAGTAAAGTGACACACCTGATAGCGGCGGCCGCGACGGGCGACAAGTACCGGTACGCGTCGGGTTTCGGCGTACCCGTGCTTGCGCGCTCGTGGGTCGACGCGTGCTGGGACCGCCGCGACGACCCCGAGTGCTTCGCTACCAATGACCCTATCATT AAGGAACACAAGTTAAAAGTGTTCGCGGGCGCGCGGGTCTGCTTCGTGGGCTTCCCCGAGGACGAGACGCAGCACATGGCGGACGTGCTCGCCAGCAACGGCGGCGCGGCCTGCGCGCTCGACGACCCCGACTGCACACATGTC GTAATGGCCAATGGGGAGACTTTCGGTCGTTCGCTTATCCTCTCTCCCCACCTTAACACCCCCACCGCTTCCGCGAAGCCATCCCGCTCCACGCCCAACCGATCCCAAACCACTCCAAAGAGCTCTCTGTACCGTAGGCTTTCAGCCCGCCTCTCGGGCCGCCGCGCTAGTCCCACCAAAACATCCAACGAACACAACGAAGACAGAACAACGGACGAACGAGAAGAGCGCTTGCGATACGCAAGAGACAGTATTACAAATAGTTTAAGTAACAATAGAGACAACTCTCGAATAGAAGATATCAGTATTACTAGTGTAGGAAAATCATATATAGAAGATTTGTGCTCTGATGTCCACGATGGCAGTGGTGGTCTtattgaatttcgaaaggtTAATAGTAATGACAAAGAAAATAAGTATTTGTCTCAAATTATTCACGGCAGCGCCAGAACAAATGCTAAAGATAAAAGAGAAGTCTTCAAAAATAAGTCCATAAATGTATTTAATATAGTTGATTGCTTAACGGAAGCAGGATCTTTACATTCATCTCTAACTAAGAGTTTGTGTGACTTGGATTCGAAAGATGAACCAGGATTTCTCTTACCTGTTGCAACTGGAAACAAAGAGTTACAGCAATCAAATACTACTATTTCTTCTGGCAAAAAAAGGAGCCGAAACTCAACagattcaaattttcaaatcaGTGTAATAGATGGCAATAACTTGTCTCCGGATAAATCAGAGGATGTCAACTGGAAGTCTATTAAAAGACTTAAAATTAAAGACtcctttaaatttaaaactaaaccaaacatattcaaaaaaacGAAAAAAGAGTCGTTATCTAAAACATCTGGAGAAATCACCGTCGAACCTGTGAGCCCCGAGAGCATTAAGCCCACTGATCCGGCCGGAGAGTTCGTCGCATCGACGTCCTCGCCCATTAGGGACTACGACAATACCTCCGTTTCATCAATGAACATAAGTAAACAGTCGGGATTTTTTGACATCTCCTTTGCGTCTATACGAAGCTCCAAAACTGTTAAATCAGCTTCAAAGCTACGGAGAAGCGTAAAATCATTCACGGCATCTTTTAGAAGCGAACGAAAAAAGAAATACGAAAAGCGAGAACGAAACACCGTAGACGTGAACCCTTGTCATCTACCGCCAGATCTGAAAAACGTTTCGACGCCGAAGAGAGACCTCGACGATATCCACTTCGACATTTCACCGGTTCAAGTGGATACGGTAGACAGTACCGACATGAGAACTCCGACGAAGGAGACGGACGTGGACGAGTTAGACGACTCGACTATCTTTAAAACACCTCAGAGCGTGTGGCTCCGCGCGCACCGCCACTCCATCTGCGGCGCGCCCGCGAGCCGCGAGCGCGGCGGCCCCCCGTCCCCCCTCCCCCTCCCCCGGCCCGCGCcgtcgccgcgccgcgccgagCTGCGCGCCGAGCCGCCTCCCACCCGCGACGCGCGCGCCTTGTCGCAATGCCACGGACTATCGCTGCCG GTGGTGGATGAGCACAACACGGGAGTGGCGCCGGCGTGTCAGTCGCGCGTGCACGTCGTCAAAGCCGAATGGTTCTGGGCTTCGGTGCAAAATGAGGAGGCTCAGGACGAACGGGAATATCTCTTCAAAGAT TACCTGGACGAGGTGTCTCGGCGGTCGTCCGTGGGCGGCGCGTGCGCGGCCGTCACGTGCTCGGGCGCGGACGAGGGCGGCAGCGGCGCGGGCTCGAACGCCGGCGGCACTCCGGCGGCCTTGCAGCGGCTGCGCAAGCGCAAGCTGCGCGGCGGCGATGCAGCGCTGCACAAGCGACGCTCGTCTGTTGGCGACGCCGTACTGCTCAGTCTGTCCAACAATCTGCTGGACTGCACGCCGTCACCCGACGGCAAGCAGCTATTAGAAG AATCAGAAGTACCTGACAATGTAGTGCGAAAATTAATGTCTCCACGACAACAAGTGTTCATGGAGCTTCTTCAGACAGAGTCAAATTATGTGGGAATACTACACACGATAGTAAAC ATGTTCAAACAACCATTAGAAGAAATGGCAGAGGAAGACAGCAGTAACGGCAAGATGCAAGCGTTGCTAAATAATACagaactaaaaattattttcggAAATCTACCGCCTATTTATGAGTTACACCA GCGTATGCTGGAAGAGCTGCGCTACGCGCAGTCTCACTGGAGCGAGGAGGTGAGCATCGGGCGGCTGGTGCTGCGCTACACGCCCGACATGGTCAAGGCCTACCCGCCCTTCGTCAACTTCTTCGAGAACACCAAGGAGATGCTGCAGCAGTGCGACCGTGAGAACCCAAG ATTTCATGCATTCCTGAAAATCTGTCAAACCAAACCAGAGTGTGGTAGACAAAGCTTACAGGAACTGTTAATAAGACCAGTGCAGCGATTACCCAGTATTAGTCTGTTATTAGATG atattttaaagCACACACACAAAAGCAATCCCGACCACGCGGCGTTGGTTTCCGCGCTGGCGGGCTTGCGCGAGGTCATGTCACACATCAACGAGGACAAGCGCAAGACTGAGGGGCAGCTGCAGATGTTCGACATATACAACGACATCGACCAGTGTCCG GCTCACCTCGTGTCGTCGCATCGCTCGTTCGTGTCTCGCTGCGAAGTGGTGGAGCTTTCGAAAGAGCTGTCTGGGCGGGGAGACCACCTCGTGCTATTTCTGTTCACCGATACCATGGAAGTGTGCAAGAAACGATCCAAG gcTTTCAACAGTAAAAGCCCGACAAACGGAACGGGTACGATGCGGCTAGGGTCCAGCAAGCCCTACAGACACATATCGCTCATGCCGCTCAGCACTGTCAAGTGTGTCGTCGACATTCGAGAGGCGGAAG ACTGCCACAACGTGTTTGCACTAATGTGCCGCAGCAATCAGGAGCTGAAGGAAAAGCTGTATTCTTTCATGATCACGGACGAGACGGTCGATAAGTCACACTTCCTAAGACAGCTGTGCCGGCAGATGGCCAACACCGTCTGCAAGCCTGACGCC GATAAGTTTCTGGCGTGCCTGGATTCGCATCAACTCGACATCGATACGAGTGATCTCGCGCTCAGCACACTCTCCAAGGTATCAAAGTTCGCAGCGCGCACTAGAATAAAG CTGGAGGCGCTGGCGGGGCTGGGCGGCTGGCTGCGCGCCGACCCGGGCGCCGTCCTCCTTGACACATGGGTATTGCGCGCTCACTTACTCGCACAG GTGGGACGTGCTCTTTCGTTCAACAAAACCCCCTCGAAGCTGAAACGAGCGATGTCGTCAATGATCTCGCCTTTCGGCTCGACTTCAAATCTAACCCCCGCGTCGCAGCTCGCGCAAATGAGGCTCGCCAGCtgcaataatattaat GAGATGGGTgcgagcggcggcggcggcgaggGCGCGGCGGTGCTGGTGGCGCCGCTGTCGGTGCAGCCCACGCGCAAGGCGGCGGGCGCGGCCGGTGCGCTGCGGCGCTTCTGA